The following are encoded in a window of Qipengyuania soli genomic DNA:
- a CDS encoding SDR family NAD(P)-dependent oxidoreductase, whose protein sequence is MANFGFESTADDVLEGKDLSGKTALVTGGYSGLGLETARAMAVKGAHVILSGRDATKLSAAADEIATATGAKVDTLVCDLASLASVRSATDEANRRFDKIDLLINNAGVMACPLDRTADGFEMQFGTNHLGHFLFTNRLVPLLEKGDHPRIVNLSSRGHHFDGVHFDDPNYDSREYEKWTAYGQSKTANVLFSVGLEQRLSDRGIHAYAVHPGGIQTNLGRHMTEDDMKWMMDRIRKNSEQSGAPAQGFKTIPQGAATSCWAATADELEGAGGLYCEDCHVADQSDDNPSGGVRSYAIDPGNADRLWSLSEELVGESFAY, encoded by the coding sequence ATGGCGAACTTCGGTTTCGAAAGCACCGCGGATGACGTGCTTGAGGGCAAGGACCTGTCGGGCAAGACCGCGCTGGTAACCGGGGGCTATTCGGGGCTCGGTCTCGAAACCGCACGGGCCATGGCTGTGAAGGGCGCGCATGTCATCCTTTCGGGTCGCGATGCCACCAAGCTGTCCGCCGCAGCCGACGAGATCGCCACTGCGACCGGCGCGAAGGTCGATACGCTGGTCTGCGACCTCGCATCGCTCGCCAGCGTGCGCAGCGCGACCGACGAAGCCAATCGCCGCTTCGACAAGATCGATCTGCTGATCAACAATGCCGGCGTGATGGCCTGCCCGCTCGACCGGACAGCCGATGGCTTCGAGATGCAGTTCGGCACCAATCACCTCGGCCACTTCCTCTTCACCAACCGGCTCGTGCCGCTGCTGGAAAAGGGCGACCACCCGCGCATCGTCAACCTGTCGAGCCGTGGCCACCATTTCGACGGCGTCCATTTCGACGATCCGAATTACGACAGCCGCGAGTACGAGAAGTGGACCGCCTACGGGCAGTCCAAGACCGCCAACGTCCTCTTTTCCGTCGGGCTGGAGCAGCGCCTCTCCGACAGGGGCATCCATGCCTATGCCGTGCATCCCGGCGGCATCCAGACCAACCTCGGACGCCACATGACCGAGGACGACATGAAGTGGATGATGGATCGCATCCGCAAGAATTCGGAGCAGAGCGGCGCTCCGGCGCAAGGGTTCAAGACCATCCCGCAAGGCGCGGCGACCAGCTGCTGGGCCGCGACTGCAGACGAACTCGAAGGTGCAGGCGGGCTCTATTGCGAGGACTGCCATGTCGCCGACCAGAGCGACGACAATCCGAGCGGCGGCGTGCGCAGCTATGCCATCGATCCTGGTAATGCAGACCGCCTGTGGTCTCTGTCGGAGGAGCTGGTGGGGGAAAGCTTCGCTTACTGA
- a CDS encoding DNA-binding domain-containing protein has product MSTLAQLQEDFLGRILAEDDVADDRADGFAIYRNNYRSSLVEALRATFERTDRLVGADAFRTAAAHHCIVHPPSSWTLDLAGAGFPDTCADLFAKDPDVSELAALEWAMHCAFTAADAEPLDMAGFGAATASFGEGEWASLRLAFLPGTASTSASFDLVCLWSSLASDGSEPDLLSLDEPHSAIVWREGERPVFVLRPQWEGRALVAMLAGSSFSEACSLLAADLGEDAAVNEAGLMLARWLRDGLLASVLQ; this is encoded by the coding sequence ATGAGTACGCTGGCGCAGTTGCAGGAGGATTTCCTCGGCCGGATCCTCGCCGAGGATGACGTCGCCGACGACCGCGCCGACGGGTTTGCCATCTACCGCAACAACTACCGCTCCTCGCTGGTCGAGGCGCTGCGCGCAACCTTCGAGCGGACCGACAGGCTGGTCGGCGCCGATGCATTCCGCACTGCCGCCGCCCACCACTGCATCGTCCATCCGCCGTCGAGCTGGACGCTCGACCTTGCCGGCGCCGGCTTTCCCGACACCTGCGCCGACCTCTTCGCCAAGGATCCCGACGTCTCCGAACTGGCGGCGCTCGAATGGGCCATGCACTGTGCCTTCACCGCTGCCGATGCCGAGCCGCTGGACATGGCAGGATTCGGTGCCGCGACAGCGAGTTTCGGGGAAGGGGAATGGGCGAGCCTGCGCCTCGCTTTCTTGCCCGGCACGGCAAGTACCAGCGCAAGCTTCGACCTTGTCTGCCTGTGGTCCTCGCTCGCCTCGGATGGCAGCGAACCGGACTTGCTGTCCCTCGATGAACCGCACTCCGCCATCGTCTGGCGCGAAGGAGAGAGGCCTGTCTTCGTCCTGCGCCCGCAGTGGGAAGGACGCGCCCTTGTCGCCATGCTCGCAGGGTCTAGTTTCTCCGAGGCATGTAGCCTGCTCGCAGCCGACCTTGGCGAAGATGCCGCAGTGAACGAGGCGGGCCTGATGCTCGCCCGCTGGCTGCGCGACGGGCTGCTCGCCAGCGTTCTTCAGTAA
- a CDS encoding zinc transporter ZntB translates to MKDPNDDFEHVTPLLFGRVLDGKGGGRPITWEDAQDWSPGNPDEVMWLHLDRTRPGMQHWLEEKLSLPEPTAELLTGDQNRPRAFREGETLVATLRGINFNPGAEPEDMISMQLWSDGQRLITLRRHPLQTPREILMAIDQGQGPPDAGATITLLAELLITRMSQSIIDMNYVLDELEAQDPDQHAEQMLHRISTIRRNCLALKRHMAPQHEALEQISRDAPMWFEGHDRREIAESIARLRRYLDDIDISKESAVVLQDELRARSLASSEHATYMLTIVAGIFLPLSFLTGLLGINVGGMPGMNDPDAFWTVAAICALLFVALIVVFRRLRWL, encoded by the coding sequence ATGAAGGATCCGAACGACGACTTCGAACATGTGACCCCTCTGTTGTTCGGGCGTGTGCTCGACGGGAAAGGTGGCGGACGTCCGATTACCTGGGAGGACGCACAGGACTGGTCCCCCGGCAATCCGGACGAGGTCATGTGGCTTCACCTCGACCGTACCCGGCCGGGTATGCAGCACTGGCTCGAAGAGAAACTCTCGCTTCCCGAGCCGACTGCCGAACTGCTGACCGGCGACCAGAACCGGCCGCGTGCCTTTCGCGAGGGCGAAACGCTGGTGGCGACGCTACGCGGGATCAATTTCAATCCGGGGGCCGAGCCGGAGGACATGATCTCGATGCAGTTGTGGAGCGACGGCCAGCGCCTGATCACGCTGCGCCGGCACCCACTGCAAACCCCGCGCGAAATCCTGATGGCGATCGACCAGGGACAGGGACCGCCCGATGCCGGAGCAACCATCACGCTGCTGGCCGAACTGCTCATCACCCGGATGAGCCAGTCGATCATCGACATGAACTACGTGCTCGACGAACTCGAGGCCCAGGATCCGGACCAGCATGCCGAGCAGATGCTGCACCGGATTTCGACCATCCGGCGCAATTGCCTCGCGCTCAAGCGCCATATGGCCCCCCAGCACGAAGCGCTGGAACAGATCAGCCGCGATGCGCCAATGTGGTTCGAAGGGCACGACCGGCGCGAGATTGCCGAGAGCATCGCCCGCCTGCGTCGTTATCTCGACGACATCGACATCAGCAAGGAAAGCGCGGTGGTCCTGCAGGACGAATTGCGCGCCCGCAGTCTCGCCTCGAGCGAGCATGCCACCTACATGCTGACCATCGTCGCAGGTATCTTCCTGCCGCTGAGTTTCCTAACCGGCCTGCTCGGCATCAACGTCGGCGGAATGCCCGGGATGAACGATCCTGACGCATTCTGGACCGTCGCCGCGATCTGTGCGCTGCTGTTCGTCGCGCTGATCGTGGTGTTCCGCCGTCTGCGCTGGCTCTAA
- a CDS encoding NrsF family protein: protein MNRVPNPLIDELASDLAPVSPMTHRTGIAVAFAALALSVTGTALVEGIWMAPYAGQASPFFLIVNLAFLLLGLACAGAVLRMASPSVGNSYAGSGWALAMTAILPAATLVALLGRGDALAAIDEAFALHCVTAPLLTSLVTATALVWWLRRGAPVSATRAGFLTGLAAGALGTFSYGLSCSFDTVAHLGLWHMVPVAIAALAGRIVVPYLVRW from the coding sequence ATGAACCGGGTTCCCAATCCGCTGATCGACGAACTGGCGAGCGATCTCGCCCCGGTCAGCCCCATGACGCATCGCACCGGCATAGCCGTGGCGTTTGCGGCGCTCGCACTTTCGGTAACCGGTACAGCGCTGGTCGAGGGTATCTGGATGGCCCCCTACGCCGGGCAGGCCTCACCCTTCTTCCTGATCGTCAACCTGGCCTTCCTGCTGCTGGGGCTTGCCTGCGCCGGTGCGGTATTGCGAATGGCCTCGCCGAGCGTGGGCAATTCCTACGCCGGTTCAGGCTGGGCACTGGCCATGACTGCAATCCTGCCCGCTGCCACGCTCGTCGCCCTTCTCGGCCGCGGCGATGCACTGGCGGCGATCGACGAGGCTTTCGCCCTCCACTGCGTCACCGCTCCGCTGCTCACTTCACTCGTCACCGCTACCGCGCTTGTCTGGTGGCTGCGGCGCGGAGCACCGGTCTCGGCTACGCGCGCGGGATTTCTCACCGGGCTTGCTGCGGGAGCGCTGGGCACGTTCTCCTACGGCCTGTCCTGCTCGTTCGACACTGTCGCGCATCTCGGTCTGTGGCACATGGTGCCAGTGGCGATAGCTGCACTGGCAGGCCGGATTGTCGTGCCCTACCTCGTGCGCTGGTAG
- a CDS encoding DUF2282 domain-containing protein: MNANSIARLAGLALTAGVAAGLASTPAAAQKKPEMEKCYGIAKAGQNDCAAGPGTSCAGTSTRDYQGNAWKLVAKGTCIKTETPKGKGSLTAIKR; this comes from the coding sequence ATGAACGCCAATTCGATTGCCCGCCTCGCCGGCCTCGCCCTTACCGCCGGTGTCGCCGCCGGCCTCGCCAGCACTCCCGCAGCCGCGCAGAAGAAGCCGGAAATGGAAAAGTGCTACGGCATCGCCAAGGCCGGTCAGAACGACTGTGCCGCAGGACCCGGAACAAGCTGCGCCGGTACTTCGACCCGCGATTACCAGGGCAATGCCTGGAAGCTCGTCGCCAAGGGCACTTGCATCAAGACCGAGACGCCCAAGGGCAAGGGCTCGCTCACCGCGATCAAGCGCTGA
- a CDS encoding sigma-70 family RNA polymerase sigma factor: MIADESALARLMAASQKGDANAYRVLLAEVQLWLERYFRRRVAPAQLDDLVQDVMMALHAKRASWDPTRAFIPWLAAIARYRWVDHLRKVYRSAEDELGDHDAADDSDEEAVLARMSLERLFVHLPEKQVECIELVKIEGLSIAEASARTGQSESLVKVNIHRGLKKLSALVEKAE; this comes from the coding sequence ATGATCGCCGACGAGAGCGCGCTGGCACGGCTGATGGCCGCTTCGCAGAAAGGCGATGCCAATGCCTATCGCGTGCTGCTGGCCGAAGTTCAGCTGTGGTTGGAGCGCTATTTCCGGCGCCGCGTCGCCCCGGCGCAGCTCGACGATCTGGTCCAGGACGTGATGATGGCGCTCCACGCCAAGCGCGCGAGCTGGGATCCGACCCGCGCCTTCATCCCCTGGCTCGCGGCGATCGCGCGCTATCGCTGGGTCGACCATTTGAGGAAGGTGTATCGCAGCGCCGAGGACGAGCTTGGCGACCACGACGCCGCCGACGACAGCGACGAGGAAGCGGTGCTTGCCCGCATGAGCCTCGAACGGTTGTTCGTCCACCTCCCCGAAAAGCAGGTCGAATGCATCGAACTGGTCAAGATCGAGGGGCTGTCGATAGCCGAAGCCTCCGCCAGGACCGGCCAGAGCGAAAGCCTGGTCAAAGTGAATATCCATCGCGGGCTCAAGAAGCTGTCCGCGCTCGTAGAAAAGGCCGAATGA
- the ispG gene encoding flavodoxin-dependent (E)-4-hydroxy-3-methylbut-2-enyl-diphosphate synthase: MSSIRPWRDIMRRQSRQIMVGNVPVGGDAPITVQTMTNTPTEDVGATIDQIRRCEDAGADIIRVSCPTEEATANFDKITRAANVPIVADIHFHYKRALEAADRGAACLRINPGNIGSSERVAEVVRAAKANGCAIRIGVNAGSLEKDLLEKYGEPCPEALIESALDHIKLLQDHDFHEYKVAVKASDVFLAVAAYHGLADAVDCPLHLGITEAGGLIGGTVKSSIGIGSLLWAGIGDTIRVSLSAEPEQEVKVGYEILKALGLRTRGVRVVSCPSCSRQGFDVIRTVEALEKRLEHIKTPMSLSVLGCVVNGPGEARETDIGLTGGGNGKHMVYLSGVKDHHIENEDMLDHIVRLVEAKAAQIEAGEAVAFDPHAIAAE; the protein is encoded by the coding sequence ATGTCCTCTATCCGTCCCTGGCGCGACATCATGCGCCGCCAATCGCGCCAGATCATGGTCGGCAACGTCCCCGTAGGCGGCGATGCGCCGATTACCGTCCAGACCATGACCAATACGCCGACCGAGGACGTGGGCGCGACGATCGACCAGATCCGCCGCTGCGAGGATGCGGGCGCGGACATCATCCGCGTGTCCTGCCCGACCGAGGAGGCGACCGCGAACTTCGACAAGATCACCCGCGCAGCCAACGTCCCGATCGTCGCCGACATCCACTTCCACTACAAGCGCGCTCTCGAAGCCGCCGACAGGGGCGCGGCATGCCTGCGCATCAATCCCGGCAACATCGGTTCGTCCGAGCGCGTGGCCGAGGTCGTCCGCGCGGCCAAGGCCAACGGTTGCGCGATCCGCATCGGCGTGAACGCGGGCAGCCTCGAGAAGGACCTGCTCGAAAAATACGGCGAGCCCTGTCCCGAGGCGCTGATCGAAAGCGCGCTCGACCATATCAAGCTGCTGCAGGATCACGACTTCCACGAATACAAGGTGGCGGTGAAGGCCAGCGACGTCTTCCTCGCGGTCGCGGCTTATCACGGCCTCGCCGACGCGGTGGACTGCCCGCTGCATCTCGGCATAACCGAGGCGGGCGGGCTGATCGGCGGGACCGTCAAGTCCTCGATCGGCATCGGCAGCCTGCTGTGGGCCGGCATTGGCGACACCATCCGCGTCTCGCTTTCCGCCGAGCCGGAGCAGGAAGTGAAGGTGGGCTACGAGATCCTCAAGGCGCTCGGCCTGCGCACCCGCGGCGTCCGCGTGGTGTCCTGCCCCTCGTGCAGCCGCCAGGGCTTCGACGTCATCCGCACGGTCGAGGCGCTCGAAAAGCGGCTCGAACACATCAAGACGCCGATGAGCCTTTCCGTGCTCGGCTGCGTGGTCAACGGCCCTGGCGAAGCGCGCGAGACCGACATCGGCCTGACCGGGGGCGGCAATGGCAAGCACATGGTCTACCTCTCGGGGGTCAAGGACCACCACATCGAGAACGAGGACATGCTCGACCACATCGTCAGGCTGGTCGAGGCCAAGGCGGCACAGATCGAGGCAGGGGAAGCGGTCGCCTTCGATCCCCATGCAATAGCGGCGGAGTAA
- a CDS encoding DoxX family protein — MRSLLSAYDSLTAWLASRLPESLALLVLRVALGGIFWRSGRTKIEEGTLFSISDQAYALFEYEYTGLPLPPAIATPMATLAEHLLPLLLVLGLFTRFSALGLLVMTLVIQVFVYPEAWWQTHILWFAMAAILVSRGGGLFSLDAALAGWRTQ; from the coding sequence ATGCGCAGCCTGCTTTCCGCCTATGACAGCCTGACCGCCTGGCTCGCCTCGCGCCTGCCCGAAAGCCTGGCGCTGCTCGTCCTGCGCGTTGCGCTGGGCGGGATTTTCTGGCGCTCGGGCCGGACCAAGATCGAGGAGGGCACGCTCTTTTCGATCAGCGACCAGGCCTATGCGCTGTTCGAGTACGAATACACCGGCCTCCCCCTTCCTCCCGCCATTGCGACCCCGATGGCGACCCTGGCCGAGCATCTGCTCCCCCTCCTGCTGGTGCTCGGCCTCTTTACCCGCTTCTCCGCGCTTGGCCTGCTTGTCATGACGCTGGTGATACAGGTCTTCGTCTATCCCGAGGCCTGGTGGCAGACGCACATCTTGTGGTTCGCCATGGCCGCGATCCTCGTCTCGCGCGGGGGCGGACTGTTTTCGCTCGACGCAGCGCTCGCCGGGTGGCGGACGCAGTGA
- a CDS encoding isoaspartyl peptidase/L-asparaginase family protein, producing the protein MKSIPSRLTAIAAAFVAILGAPAMAHEEEGWSIAIHGGAGTLGRKDMTPERDAAYRAALRQALDAGAKVLREGGTAMDAVEAAIVIMEDDARFNAGRGAVYTWDETHELDASIMDGRDRSAGAVAGVTGIRHPIRLARKVMTDSPHVMLAGKGAQQFASEQDIEMAPPEWFDTPERLEALKRLKAEKLSAIDVDIKFGTVGAVALDKSGNLAAGTSTGGMTGKRWGRIGDAPVIGAGTYADNAACAVSATGWGEFFIRVGVARTICLRMQMKGEDAQTASDAVIAEVGALGGDGGVIVVAPNGDAVFSMNTSGMYRGRATSKGTSEVGIYADE; encoded by the coding sequence ATGAAATCCATCCCCTCGCGCCTGACCGCAATCGCCGCCGCATTCGTGGCAATCCTCGGAGCACCTGCCATGGCACATGAAGAGGAAGGGTGGTCGATCGCCATCCACGGTGGAGCGGGCACGCTCGGACGCAAGGACATGACGCCGGAGCGCGATGCCGCCTATCGCGCGGCACTCCGGCAGGCTCTCGATGCCGGAGCCAAGGTACTGCGCGAAGGCGGCACCGCGATGGACGCGGTCGAGGCAGCGATCGTGATCATGGAGGACGATGCCAGGTTCAACGCCGGGCGCGGCGCAGTCTACACCTGGGACGAAACGCACGAGCTCGATGCATCGATCATGGACGGGCGCGACCGGTCGGCAGGTGCGGTGGCAGGAGTGACCGGCATTCGCCACCCGATCCGGCTGGCGCGCAAGGTGATGACCGACAGTCCCCATGTCATGCTCGCCGGCAAGGGCGCGCAACAGTTCGCCTCCGAACAGGACATAGAGATGGCCCCGCCCGAATGGTTCGACACGCCCGAGCGGCTGGAGGCGCTGAAGAGGCTCAAGGCGGAAAAGCTTTCTGCGATCGACGTCGACATCAAGTTCGGCACGGTGGGCGCGGTGGCGCTGGACAAGTCGGGCAACCTTGCAGCGGGGACTTCGACTGGCGGGATGACCGGCAAGCGCTGGGGCCGCATCGGCGATGCTCCCGTCATCGGAGCAGGCACTTATGCCGACAATGCGGCATGCGCGGTCTCTGCCACGGGCTGGGGCGAGTTTTTCATCCGCGTCGGCGTTGCGCGCACGATCTGCCTCAGGATGCAGATGAAGGGCGAAGATGCCCAGACTGCATCGGATGCGGTGATTGCCGAGGTCGGAGCGCTGGGCGGTGACGGCGGCGTTATCGTGGTCGCGCCCAATGGCGATGCCGTCTTCAGCATGAACACCAGCGGCATGTATCGCGGTCGGGCGACCAGCAAGGGTACCAGCGAAGTTGGCATCTACGCCGACGAGTAG
- a CDS encoding GNAT family N-acetyltransferase, giving the protein MQLRPATIDDAQELADFGRESFAAAFAHLYRPEDLAAFNAESYSPEAVEAEIAGDTCTHRIAEDDGKIVGYCKLRYPSKLAGYSQAANPLELGQLYTHPSMTGTGIGAKLMDWALDVARDGRHDSVLLSVWSGNHRAQKFYERYGFAKIADIHFKVGEQLDEEFLYELPL; this is encoded by the coding sequence ATGCAGCTTCGCCCCGCCACCATCGATGACGCGCAAGAGCTGGCCGATTTCGGTCGGGAGAGCTTCGCCGCGGCCTTCGCCCACCTCTACCGCCCGGAAGACCTCGCCGCCTTCAACGCCGAGAGCTACTCGCCCGAGGCGGTGGAAGCGGAAATCGCAGGCGACACCTGCACCCACCGCATCGCCGAGGACGACGGGAAGATCGTCGGCTATTGCAAGCTGCGCTACCCCAGCAAGCTGGCGGGCTATTCGCAGGCGGCCAACCCGCTCGAACTGGGCCAGCTCTATACCCACCCATCGATGACCGGCACCGGTATCGGCGCGAAGTTGATGGACTGGGCGCTCGACGTCGCGCGCGATGGCAGGCACGATTCGGTGCTGCTGTCGGTTTGGAGCGGCAATCACCGGGCGCAGAAATTCTACGAGCGATACGGCTTCGCCAAGATCGCGGACATCCACTTCAAGGTCGGCGAACAGCTCGACGAGGAATTCCTGTACGAACTGCCATTGTAA
- a CDS encoding NAD(P)-binding protein codes for MAIETDYLIVGAGATGLAFADTLLEQDPDADIVFIDKHSAPGGHWNDAYSFVALHQPSATYGINRLPLGQDRIDEAGPNKGFYELADGAEVLAYFQSAMRDHLLPTGRVRYFPNSEFLGDNRFRNIFSGEETKVTVRRKLVDSTYFETSVPSTHKRKFAVADGVRVAVPGELPNLWKQAESLPQHYVILGAGKTAMDTGVWLLEAGIPPEAITWVKPRESWILNRARVQPGEQFFEDTISGQIAIMENAAKAESVAALFHALEDAGVMLRIDEAVEPEMFHYATISQGEVDRLRTIDRVIRNGRVERIEHGRMIMRDGEEAVPENSLYIDCTATAVRPKPVAPQWQGDRIVLQLLHVPLVTLNAAVSAFIEANFDTDEEKNALCKPAAFVDSIDGYAGTILGTGTNRFLWSQNPKVAGFLAKSRLDPAAPTIAWLAQNAPHRLAILQRFSEASMAAMPNLQRLAASAIASA; via the coding sequence ATGGCAATCGAGACAGACTACCTCATCGTGGGAGCCGGGGCGACCGGCCTCGCCTTCGCCGACACGCTGCTCGAACAGGACCCCGACGCCGACATCGTCTTCATCGACAAGCATTCCGCGCCGGGCGGGCACTGGAATGACGCCTATTCCTTCGTCGCGCTGCACCAGCCGAGCGCGACATACGGCATCAACCGCCTGCCCCTCGGCCAGGACCGCATCGACGAGGCGGGGCCGAACAAGGGTTTCTACGAGCTTGCGGATGGGGCCGAGGTGCTGGCCTATTTCCAGTCGGCCATGCGCGACCACCTGCTGCCGACGGGCCGAGTGAGATACTTCCCGAACAGCGAATTCCTAGGCGACAACCGCTTCCGCAACATCTTCTCGGGCGAGGAGACAAAGGTCACCGTGCGCCGCAAGCTGGTCGATTCCACCTATTTCGAGACCTCCGTGCCTTCGACGCACAAGCGCAAGTTTGCCGTCGCCGATGGTGTGCGCGTGGCCGTGCCGGGCGAATTGCCCAACCTGTGGAAGCAGGCCGAAAGCCTGCCGCAGCACTACGTCATCCTCGGCGCGGGCAAGACCGCGATGGATACCGGCGTCTGGCTGCTCGAGGCGGGCATCCCTCCCGAAGCGATCACCTGGGTGAAACCGCGCGAGAGCTGGATACTCAACCGTGCCCGGGTCCAGCCGGGTGAACAGTTCTTCGAGGACACGATCAGCGGCCAGATCGCGATCATGGAGAACGCCGCCAAGGCCGAAAGCGTCGCGGCGCTGTTCCACGCACTTGAAGATGCCGGGGTCATGTTGCGGATCGACGAGGCGGTCGAGCCGGAGATGTTCCACTATGCCACCATCTCGCAGGGCGAAGTCGACCGGTTGCGGACCATCGACCGGGTCATCCGCAATGGCCGCGTCGAGCGGATCGAACATGGCCGGATGATCATGCGCGACGGCGAGGAGGCAGTCCCCGAAAACTCGCTCTACATCGACTGCACGGCAACCGCTGTTCGGCCAAAGCCTGTTGCGCCGCAATGGCAGGGCGACAGGATCGTGCTGCAATTGCTCCACGTCCCGCTTGTCACCCTCAATGCCGCAGTCAGCGCCTTCATCGAGGCGAACTTCGACACCGACGAGGAAAAGAACGCCCTGTGCAAGCCCGCTGCCTTCGTCGATTCGATAGACGGATATGCAGGCACCATCCTCGGCACCGGCACGAACCGTTTCCTGTGGTCGCAGAATCCCAAGGTCGCGGGATTCCTCGCAAAGTCGCGGCTCGACCCGGCGGCACCGACGATTGCCTGGCTCGCGCAGAACGCCCCGCACCGGCTGGCCATCCTCCAGCGGTTCAGCGAAGCGAGCATGGCGGCCATGCCGAACTTGCAACGATTGGCAGCAAGCGCCATCGCATCCGCATGA
- a CDS encoding DUF692 domain-containing protein, producing MTHIAPFSGFGLGLRRTHYADFLGGRVPVDFVEVISENYMVDGGKSLRILEEVRARHPVILHGVSLSIGSAHGLDRDYLARLRTLAERIEPLWVSDHLCWTRTSAHNSHDLLPLPLTREALDVVCDNIDAAQTALARPMLFENPSSYLTFPHDEMAEWEFLAEMVRRTGCYLLLDVNNVYVSAHNHSFDARDYISGLPLDRVRQIHLAGHQPGEIIVDTHDRAVSDGVWQLFGEVMKHSIDVAVMIERDDKIPPLPNLLDELAIARDFASLHREREAA from the coding sequence ATGACTCACATCGCCCCGTTCTCCGGCTTCGGCCTCGGCCTTCGTCGCACCCACTACGCCGACTTCCTCGGCGGCCGCGTGCCGGTCGATTTCGTCGAGGTGATCTCGGAGAATTACATGGTCGATGGCGGCAAGTCGCTGCGCATCCTCGAAGAGGTCCGCGCGAGGCATCCGGTCATCCTCCACGGCGTGTCGCTGTCGATCGGCTCTGCCCACGGGCTCGACCGAGACTATCTCGCAAGGTTGCGAACCCTCGCCGAGCGGATCGAGCCACTGTGGGTTTCCGACCATTTGTGCTGGACCCGCACCAGCGCCCACAATTCGCACGACCTCCTGCCGCTGCCGCTGACCCGTGAGGCGCTGGACGTGGTGTGCGACAATATCGACGCGGCCCAGACCGCACTCGCCCGCCCGATGCTGTTCGAGAACCCGTCGAGCTACCTGACTTTTCCGCACGACGAGATGGCCGAGTGGGAATTCCTGGCCGAGATGGTGCGCAGGACCGGCTGCTACCTGCTCCTCGACGTGAACAACGTCTACGTCAGTGCGCACAACCACTCATTCGATGCGCGCGACTACATCTCCGGCCTGCCGCTCGATCGCGTACGACAAATCCACCTTGCCGGGCATCAGCCGGGCGAGATCATCGTCGATACCCATGATCGCGCTGTGTCCGATGGCGTCTGGCAGCTGTTCGGCGAGGTGATGAAGCACTCGATCGACGTCGCAGTGATGATCGAGCGCGACGACAAGATACCGCCACTGCCCAACCTGCTCGACGAACTGGCGATTGCCCGCGACTTCGCGAGCCTGCATCGTGAGCGCGAGGCGGCATGA